Below is a genomic region from Diabrotica undecimpunctata isolate CICGRU chromosome 7, icDiaUnde3, whole genome shotgun sequence.
AAGAAAGCGagtggtgtgttgtgtgacagaaaaatttCAATGAAGCTGAAGGGGGAAATTCTAAAAAACAGtcataagaccagctatgatgtacgaaactgaatgttgggcagttaaGAAGTAAgaggaaatgagaatgcttagataGATAAGTGGAGTGACGAAAAAGGTTAAAATTAGGAATAAGTATATTAGGAGAAGTCTAGGGGTGGCATCAATTGTtgccaaaatgagagagcataggttaagatggtttggtTATGTTCAACGCAGGGACGTTAATTACCCAATACCAAGACCAACAAATATAGACACTTAAGGAGAgatgtaattagggaagccgaccccgcatagggataaacgcaaagagaatgatgatgatggtatatatatatatatatatatatatatatatatatatatatatatatatatatatatatatttgaagattACTAAGTTACAACGCGGGAAGTACCTCGTTGAGAATTTAATACTCGATGTTTCGGCACCCaaccattatcaagagggatatggttccgttcgagttcggggtctcaatctgcctattcCCCTCTGTCTTTGAATGGAAATGATGAGCTAGATACTAAACTAGAAAAGAGGACAAAACATGAAGCAAAAAGTCCCCATCTGTAGAGCTAGAATAAGAAATTCAAAAAGGGAGACCAAGAAGTTAAAATAATTAGATAATCAAAGCTGATTGAATACATTGGATACTGATAGAAACGCGAGATAAAAATGACTATTATTGAACAACTAAATGAAATGAAACGAAACTAAATTGTGGAATCAAAAAGTTAGTAGATTCTCATCTCTAATAAGAGGAAAACGGAAATCGTTTTAGGGaattatataaaaagaataacaatCGACTACGGTAATcctgtttttttatttctattaattaGAAATTGGTTCAACTAATATTTTAGACGAATTTAAAATCGTTAAACAAATCATTGAGATGTTTCGtttcattatttattactatCTAATAAGCCAAAATAGTTAAATAACGGAAACCATTCTTTGTTAAGAATACGCAATGATCTGTATCATCCAGCTGTTTTGAAATGATGCGACAATATTCATTGttcatgaatttaaaaaaatgtcctttttaatttttacattactTTAAATCTCATCATCATTATATTACTTTTTTGTAACAATTAAATTAGGGTTAAtgatttgtagtttaaattcacaACTCACCATCAGAACAGACCATTTTACACAGAAGTCTACAAACATGCAAGCTTTGGCTGTTTTGCTCGTTATATCTTTTATTGGGCTCTCAGTGGTAAGTGAGGTCTCAAAAAAGttgagtttatttttaaattatttagatatatttatgttttaaattcgctgttttttttattttttatatttatcaaTCAACATTAAATATAACGGAACCTCCATCGACCTCTTGTAGATTATAGTTGTAGATGTTTGATTCCAAGACAAATTTGCAATTATGCGAACGTCTCTGCCATCAAAGCTAATGTCCCTTAGAACTTCGATCAATATAGACTGCTTAATACGATCAAATGCATTTTGAAAGTCAATAAAATAACGGTACAGATCTACATAATACATCACGACATCTTTGAACAAGTAAGTTTATACCAAACAATGCCTCTCAAGTTTCAGACTCGctacggaaaccaaactgtgtgtgtCACTTAAGTATTCTTTACCtttagaacaatttttaataaatggtttaacaaactgatggttctataTTCAGCACAGGTTTTTGGTGTTATCTTCTTAGGTAGAATTATGAACAATGAATGGACCAACCATTGGGTAGGTGTCCGCTGGTATAAGTGAtattgaaaaacgaagttatagcctctaaaacattgctattatttataagcttgtatatttctCTTAAAATTTTATCAGGACCTGTCGCATGGTCAtttttgatgattgtatagcttgTGTTACCTCAAAGAGTGTTATTTGTCACAATTAGTAATATCTGGAGATGAACTAATTCTATCATCTTCGAATAGGTTCGTAATGTAATTTTCCCATTATTTAAATTTGTCTTCTACTTCAATATTACTTTATCTTGTTTATGATGTAGCAATGCAGTTTGTCTCTTATTGAAGATATCAGCTTTGATATTGAAACAGATATTGAAGATACTAAACGGGTCGTATCTATTTTCGAGTTCTTGAATTTCATGACCCTGTTTGGCTAGATCTTGACACGTTGCTTCTCGTATTTTATGtcgaattttttttatatacttttataaaGAGTTTCGTTGTTTTTTACTAGTCGTTGTTGCTCCAATATGTTTCTCCAATAAATCCAATATGTTTTCTGCCATACAAGCCTTCTTTTTTGCATTGAGCTGCGTTTTAAATTCCTTTCACAGATTTTCTTAACtgttgttataattttattcaagcCTTCATCGACATTCTCACCATTATTTTCTCAAACTGAATTTTCGTTCAATTGTCTTTGAACCGTTTTTTTAGCGTTCTTGTCTTGTAGTTgggttttatcaatatttttacgACACTTTTTTAATTCTAATTGGGTTTACTTTGGGATTCTGATTAGACCCAATGTTAGCTAAGTTTTAGCTAATTTAATGCAGTTTCTAAAATGATTTTTTAttagaatgaagtcaatttgGTTCCTAATAATTTTATTCTCTGATTCGAGATTTGACTTTGACTTGATGAGTCTTTTCGGTATTAATGTGCAGTGAGTATTCGATATAGTGAAATCGTGTTCTTGGCGAAACTGGTCGATCTCCACGTTAATTTCTGTTTACCAAGCCATAATACCCCACAGCGTCCTTTGCCTACTATAGCGTTAAAATATCTGGGGACTATGGTATATTCTATTGCTTTAAAAATATCTATAGTATCAGTAAGATCTTTTTAAAATGCTTATAACTTATCTTCGTCACTGGATGGTATTGGGGTATAGACCTGAATTATATTGATAATGAatggttttaaattaaatttcacTAGGATTACTGTCAGATATGGGGATATTTCCCTGATTACTACTGAATAAGCGTTTTACAACTACGGTTGCAACTGCATTATAGTGATTAGGATCGTTATTTTCGTCATATTACACTTGATATTCGTCAACACCATATTGTGTACACATTGGTTTCTTCAATTATTAATCCTTTTTCTTTcaaataagtttttttattccgtgttttatgtttattatttattattagtacAAGGCTATTCTCTTCGTTTATTcccatctttatattttttattaaaagagtATATTGATGATGATAATATAAGAACTGAAGAATACAGAAAAATCATTGCACAATATTTTTATAATGAAGCTGAAGCAATAAAGAACGAAGGTAGTGAAAATGAAACGAAATAGAATACAAaattaaaacagaaaaataaaccaaaaaccATTAATGGCACAGAAATATGCAACCAAACTGGTATGACCAAATTATCCAAAAGGAACTATAGAAAGGTGCAATTTTTGAATATAGAAATATACAGAGAAATAAAAAAGGTAGATCTAGGAACAAATGGATAGATTAGATAAATAACATAGGAAAAGAAACGGGAAAGTGacaagataaaattaaattaatgacaaattatataaaaaataaaatatttttttgccatTGGGGACAATAAGTAATGTGTCCATAGTTTAAAtgaataatttttgttgttttgtttaaCAAACATTTGATTTATTATCTGATGCTCTATAAAAGCATCGAATTCCTACAATATATCCACTTTTAATCGATTTCTTTTATGACTTTCAGTCTCCAGCAATTTCCTTcatatgttttaatgttttccttcTCTTACTCCCGATTTACTGGATTTGTATCATTCACCCCTTTCTAGGCCTATCGCTTTGTCTTTTATTTATAATTCATGTCAGGCTATTGTATAAGTGAGATCAAAACGTCACTTTTAGACATACAAAATAACAAATCCTCTGGTGATGACGGAGTAGTAGGGACGATCAAATTAGGTTtgataaaattatccaggctttggccaaacTTTTCAccaaatgcatctaccaaggaaaaacttctTCTCAATGAAACAATGCAGTCATTTTTTTATTACACAATCAAGGAGACATAACGGATATAAAAATTGTGTACAGGTTTACAACGTTAGAAGCAAACTGTGCTGGAATATGAacaaatttaatcattttttcttgGAGAATTGTAAGAGATACCGAGTCGTAAGCACCTTTGATGTCTAAAAATAAAGTAGGTACATAATTGTTCCTGAAAAAACTATTCTGAATGTCTACAACAAGAGTTGTTAAGGAATCTAAAGTTCCATAACCTTTCTTAAAGCCATGTTGGTTAGCGGGTAAGAGACTTTGATCCCTTAGCCACCAATCTAACCTAATTTTAATCATCCATTCAAGAGTCTTCAATATacatgataataatgatataagTCGGTAAACTTCAGCTAATTTAGGGTTTTTTCCCGGTTTGGGAATAGGGACAACTATAATACGCTTAAAATCGATTATGCCGTTACCCTCAATAATTATctggttaaatatatttaaatgtaattcttttgcgttatctgtcaaattttgtatcataggatatttgactgcatcatatcctggtgaggtactaacgcgattatcaagggcaaactctaattcagctcTTAAAAAAGGTGTTAAGAGAAAATGATTCTGATCAGATGAGAGAATTTCAGATGGCATTACATATATCTGGTTATTTACGTAAGGTGgagctattttatcaaaaaagtcgtCTACCCATGAGTTACTTAGAGGCAGTGGAAAGTTAACTTTTTTCCTTTAGTCTACCACCAAACTACCAtacacctaccactgtgccgacatgagcgGTATCGCTGTAcgccgtaagaccaacactgcattctaactgtggttTTTACTATAGCTACAtggcccgcccagttccactttaacCATACCATGCGTTCTATCGTCTGTGACACATGTCCTTcgtcttatttcttcatttctaaccCTGTCTCTGAGATTCAGTCATAATAGCGAGAGTTCCATTCTTCTTTAGActactctgagtttggttgctaTTGCCTGAGTTAAGTCTTATTTCGACATCGTTAGTCATAACTGGAAGCACACATTGGTTGAAAGTAATTCTTCATTGCAGTTCAGAAATTTGGTTGACTCCGGCAATTTGGActtcatggcccaagtatttatatttatgaactaatcctatttcgtaattgcttatttatttcttattataagtattataagtaatatttattttcttttagaaTCAAATGACTCCTGAGATAAAAGCAAAAGTGCTGGAGATTGGAAGATCTTGCATGGAAGAAAGCGGAGCAGACTTGGAGATGATTATAAAACTTCAACAAGGAGAGTTTTCTGACGATCCTAAACTAAAGAAACAATTTCTTTGCATGAACAAAAAAATTGGCGTTCAAAAAGAAAATGGGGATATAGATGAAGCTGTAATTAAAGAGAGAATTAATCAAATTACGAACGATGCCAAGAGAACAGAAGAGCTGATGAAGAAATGTTTGATTAAGAAAGCGACCCCTGAAGAATCTGCTTTCGAAAGTTATAAGTGTTTGTATAATGAAGCCCCGAAGGACAAAATTTTAGGTTTTCACGCCATGTGATAAAGTTTAAAATAGTCGAAACGATAAAACAATTGGATTCaaaacgttttttttattaaaattgttctatAATAAAAAGATTTATATctgtagtaattttattttagaaatcatATCAACATGCATTCTTACGCCGAAAAAAgttggaaaaataaataaacaatgtgtttCTATATTTGAAACGTTgtaaatcataatttaatcttaaaaaataattttccgaCTTCATTTCCTTccccaaatcaaataaaattattgaaaaaattataaaaaatcagGAACTGAtaacataaaatcaataaaaccaaTATATAGGGTGCGGCATTAGTGCAAGGAAGTCCAATTACTCCTTTGTCGTAATAGATACGAATAAAATTATTTAGATAACACAGATAGAACCATACCATAGATACATAGAAGAgcccaaaaatttaaaaatatgtagtTTCATTAAGAAAAAGGCAAGTTGTTCCACCCCGTCAATATGGGTGGcactgtatatttgaaaatattttaaagtatggCCCTATCTCTGTTTCAAGTTttatctaaataattttttttcgtatcTCTTCCGACAAATAATAATTGGACGTCCTCGCAATAATGCCGCACCCTGTATGTCATctgaattttttaatattactagcggacccgacagacttctacctgtcaaatagatttgaaatgtggcagtttatttctttaattctcctgaacagaaccgtcaccatgataaTAGGGCGGTGTGtaagggtcagctcgggtgatctaagtatcttcgcttccacgaactttggccacccttttggacccactaaaaaacccgactgggatgtctgccagagggcttcaaactaagaggggatCTTAAAGTttaaacctgattgaaaaataatctaaagggatagtgggaacctaaaggtgacacatatttataaagtgggtgcttcaatgtaaaaacatagagataattaattatttattattattattattaacatagggttaatgaccgatgtaataaagaataatgaaataaaacgtatataagtattttcagtaatcgctttattgtaaatcaagtgaatcataattattaacaaaaatctgtttttattgtagtgctttatgatatacaatgttttttgtttgattacctggtatACACAAATAAATCTaatggttttccaacacgggagcaggcaacatacaattgaccatgtgagaaacatgggttttctagattaataccacaaacacctaatgattgcccctgggacttttttatggtcatagcaaaagcaatagaaactgtagtcgtttaaattcaaatggtaaatcagtcggaatcattgggatgcgtcgtatcaaaacgtcttctcctttatactttcctttcattATAGTTAGTTCTATCacattgttcaataatttttttatagctaaccgtgtgccgttgcaaagacgcggttggttgatatttctcaacattataactaccgattcaacctttaattgaagattgtgaggtggcaatcctggtaaatccagcgagtttaaaaatt
It encodes:
- the LOC140446156 gene encoding B2 protein-like, which translates into the protein MICSLNSQLTIRTDHFTQKSTNMQALAVLLVISFIGLSVNQMTPEIKAKVLEIGRSCMEESGADLEMIIKLQQGEFSDDPKLKKQFLCMNKKIGVQKENGDIDEAVIKERINQITNDAKRTEELMKKCLIKKATPEESAFESYKCLYNEAPKDKILGFHAM